ATGAATTAACTAAGGTAGATTATGCCTTATCCGTAGAAGAATTCTTCCAGAGCCTGGATCAACTTTTGGACTTTGGGGTCGTTATTTTTAAGTTTTGCGATGCTCGCTTTGGCATTTTTTTCGACCGTATTGGGTTTTTTATCGGAAAAATCTTGGAAATGGTGCCGGAGGATCGCCGCCAGGTTAATATTGCTGAAGCCGCTGAAGAGTGCTTCCGTTCTATTTTTAGGGTTATTGAGATGCTGTATTATATATAGTAATTGCACCAGCTTATCCTCGTGGTTTTTATTATTCAGGCTGATGCTACCGGTCGGAAGCAGATTTGTGGCGCTCTCCAATCGGGCAATCGCATCGTCAAATTTGTGCTCCAGTTTATCTGTCAGATTATCCAGTCGCTGTTGCGCCTCCTCGGCTTTGCCCGCCGCCTTACTGTCGATCACCAGTTGGAGATCCCGGGAAATATCCTCCCTGGTTAACTCGGCATCTGCCCGGAATAGTTGCTTTTTCTCCGCCACCCAATCGGCGGCTGATTCCAGTTTGATTCTTCGTTCCTTACTGGAGCTTTTCTTTAACCTTTCTGTCAATTGCCTGTCGAGGTATAATATAAAGGTGTTTTTCTCGGGGAAGGCATCAAAATGGAAGTCGAGGTATTTATAGATATCCTCCCCGGTGTATTCGAATAGCTTGTTGAACACCTCATTGTTGTATCGAACAGCGAAAGGCTCTTTGGGAAAGTAAAGGTGGTAGTCCTGCTGGTAGGGGCCTATTTTATATTGGAAATAAGCAATAAACCCTCCCGGCTCCCCGGTATAGGCAGATCTCGATCCGAAATCGGCCAAAATATTACGGAATAGCATATTCGAGGAAAGCCAATTTCTGAAGTTTCCCATGACCCTATGATTTGTTCTGCTGAAATTTAAGAAATCCGGGGCAAAGGAAATCATTGTTAGGAGCAAATGAACTCAATCGTCTTCCGTGAATGTATTCCGCCGATTTTGGAATTTTATATATTTCCCGAGGGCAAAAAGAACCTTATCAACATGATAAGTGTATTCAGGATCTTGCCGCAACTCGAAGGTTAGTTTTTCTGAGAGCCATTCCTTGTATCGGGCAATTAATCCAATTTCCTTCTTTGTAATTACTTCCAACTTTTTATAACGCTCAACAACGGTAGAATTCCCTCTGAATTCATACACGGCAAAAGCACGTAAAACATGTTGGTCGATAATCGGCTCATTAGATTTTCCACTAAGAAATTTGCCATATTGGTGAAAAACTATTCCCTGAACAGCTGAATCCTCTGATTGAGCCAAAACTCCCGCAACAATGTGCTTCAATTTCTTTAAGTCACCATTTTTCCAAATGAGGGAGTAAAGGAGCTTTTCCATAGCACTAAATCCGGAAATATCAAGAACAGTGTAATCATCTGCCAATACTCCTTTTCTCCTCAGCTCTATGATTTCCTCCCGTGCAATTTTGAAAGGAATTTTGGGATAAGTCTCCTCTGAGAAATAGAAGCTATTGCTAATGTTATGACCAACTAACAATCCGTCTACTTCGTGAGTATTTTTGCATTTCATTAATTCGTCAAAGACACTTAATAGCCGTTCCATTTTTGTAATTATTTATTGATCCGTCACCGCCGCCAAATTATTCTTCAAAACCCTTCAAGATTTCCCTTACCAGGTCGGTGCATTCCTTCACCGAAGTATTAAAATATTCAACCATAATTGCCGCCATACGACTTTCCGCCGGCTCGCCTGCATTATTGGCTAGTATTCGCTGAATTCTTTCCTGGAGTTTATCATTCCTGTCAGCGATTTTCTTTATTAACCGACCTATTACCCTGGCGGAGATCAATTGCAAATCTGCATCGTCGCCTTCAAATAAATCACTGTGCTCATCCCAAATTAAGTTGTCATTCATTGAGAAGAAGTGGCTAATGATATCGCTAATATCTTTGATATCATCTCTTCTCACTTCCGGCCTATCATCCCAGGCAATTAATTTGAGTACAATAATTCCCGGGAGGGTACAAACTTTGAATGGGCTTACATCCTGCATTTCAATTTCAGGCAGGCCTTCATCATAAATTTCCTTGAACCCATCTACGTTAACGCTCGTATAGCCCGTTCCTTCAACCGTTACACGTCGATTTTCGTCCTCAATGTTGCCAAAGGGCAATAAGTCTACCTGGGTACCATCCTTCCATAAAAGGACAAAGGCATTGCCTTTATATGCCTCGAAGTCCTCCTCAGATATAAAATATTCTTTGATTGCCTCATATATCCCTTTGTCATTTATAAAAACGGCAAAGTCAATGTCGCGTGTAGCTCTTCGGGGAGAAATGTTATTGATTCCCGACATCCACACATTCCGACTTACTGCTCCTACCAGGTAAAAATCAATTTCAAATTTCTTAAAGCCGCGTTCTAACGCCTGGAGCATATCAGCCAATTCAGGCCTTAAACGCAATTGTTCAAAACTTATCTTGTAAAAACTCATTGTAAATTTTTTCAGCGGTTTCCATACATCTTCTGTCTCCGGTATTTATAAGATCAACATAGACTAGCAATGGGGGAGCAACGTTACTGTTCGTTTCATCGCTATTCCAAAACTTTTTGTACACTTTTATGTAACCATTGGGATCTGGAAGGAATCGATAATTCTTGATTAATTCTGGTTTTGCCTCTGTTGTGTAAAGGGTGAATATCTCTGGTTGCAGATAGTTCGTAAGCAAATCGCCTCCTGGCTCCCCTCCCCACCAGCTTTTGCTGTCATTGAGTTCAATTTGATTCCACTTTGCCGCCTCGGTTTGATTGATAAACCGAAATGTTCCGACAAGCAGGCTTGGCTTTAGTTTATGTTCGTAAGCATCCATCCATTTGGCTAGTAGCTCCCTTTTTCTGTACAACTGATATTCGTCATCATTGATTTTTAATAAGTACCCCTGTTGCTTTAGATCGGTCATTATGAAATTAATATTGCCAAAACTGATTCCTGTTACCTCTGCAATATTCCTATAGGTGGTATTGACCAGTTCGGGCATTAGTAGAAAGTGAAATACAGCCTTCAAACCTGTTTTGGCAAAGGCCCGGCCCAATTTTTCGTCTTCTTTCATGATTGGCTTTTTCCCCTCCAGCCAGATGAAAAGATCTTCTACTCTATAGTACATGTTCCCGCTGGTTTCCAGATAAGCAATCCCCTTTTCCTTTAGTTCTTCCTTTATTTTTGGAAAAATGTTATCCGCAACCACCATAAGAGGATGATATTTCTTAGCCAGCATTTCAATTTCTGGTAATTGATAATTTCTCAGCTCTCTTTTTGCTTCTATATAAACTCGGTGTTTCTTACCATTATATTTGAATTCCATTGCGGCATCAAGACCCTCAGTCGTAGGCCCCTCAGTGAGCTTTGCCTGGATTTTTGTTTGTTCTTCCCATTGTTCAACCGCTTCGTGTATTATTGTTGCTATTTCCCTCATGTTTGTAAAATTTTATGTTTTACGTAACGCAAACATCTATATTTTGCAAACAAAGGTAAGGTAAATCCACCAATCTGCATGCAAAAAAGCCTTGTTTGCGTAACGTAAACATAAATAAAATGCAAACATAATCGTAACTATCTGAATAACAATATTATGGCAACTAGCATTCGGCATATTACTTTAAATTATATGTAACCAGTGTCTTCTTTGTTCACATTATTCGTATGTTCACTAAAAATGAACAGCGCCAAAAAGTGAACAATCAAACACTCCAATCCCCCGTGAAATATGTCATTTTTCCATTCCCTCCTTAAAAGCCACCAAACGCTGCGAATACTCCTTCTTAACCGATTTTTCGAAACTATCCAGGTAGCTCTCAGTCGTCTTCATGCTGGTATGACCAAGCGATTCCTGGATAAACTCCGTACTTACGCCAGACCGCTTTAAGATCGTCGAGAATGTGTGCCTGGCCACGTAGGTCGTCACTTTTTTCTCGATACCCAGCTTCTTCCGGATCTTCGCCATCCAGTCATTAATCGCCTGGACAAACAATTCGCATAACTCTACCTGGCGCAAAGGTGTAACATTATGCTCCATCCAGGGAAAAATGTAATTCTCCGGGCTCTTGTCTTTATTCCCCCAGTAGTCAATAATCCGCTGCATGTCCTCTGAAATAAAGACCGTAATGGGTCGGGGATCAAGCCTTGTAGAGTTTACTGTCTTGGCCCGTTCAAAAACGAGATAATCACCGTCGATATTCTTGTATTTAAGGTGCATGATATCAGTAGGATTGATTCCATTCGCCAAGTAAGAAAACAACCAAAAATCCTTCGCTTTCCGTTCCCGCTCATTTTCGGGCTGATAATAATATATCTTACTCACATCCTCCAGCGTCAACGCTTTTTTGATATTCCGAGAAGATGGCGGTTGATAAAGCCTCCGGCCAAAAGGATAACAGTTCTCCCGCTTAATGATTCCTTGGAAAATGGCCTCATTAAAGGCGGCACGCAGGCAACGGGTGTAAATACCGACGGTGGTCTTAGAATATTCATGCTCCAGCAACCAGGCCTCAAAACGCTTCAGATAGATGACATTAATATCAACGAACCGTACATTACCGCTGAAGCGGGCCAGTATATTGTACGTAGTCTGGTAATGGACAGCCGTCCGGATGCGGTGCTCGTTTAAAAGTTTGCTGATATAAAATAGGAATACCGCCAAGATCGTGTCTGGCTCGGGCTTAGGCAACCGGAAAATAGGGAAGCGGTTATCATACATCACCTGGTTGAAAGGGTGGTTATCGAGTTCCGCGACTTCTTTGATCGCCTTCCGCTGGTGAAAAGAAGGATTGTTTAGGATAAACGCTTTCTCGAAACCTTCCAACGTGAATGGCTGCAATCCTGCCGCCGCTTCCTCGGCATTTCGCTGCAATTGCTTGAGGGTTTCTTGCATCTTTTTCAGGCACTCTGATTTTTGCCTAGAGGACAAAGCCTTGAATTCTTCCTCGCTCAAGTCGTAAACCGTCTGATAGCGGCGAGGTTTGCGATTAAAAATTGCCAGCAGCTTCACCGGAAACTTTCCCGTTTTTTTAGCCCGGCGGGTGTCCAGGCTGATCGAAATACTCAATGACATCTTGACTAAATTTTCAGGTTCACAATGGCTCTCCGGCCTCCAAAATTTGCCAACAATTTGCCAGCAAAGTCCCCGTTAAAGGGCCTTCGGACGGCTTTTGTCAAATTAGTCAAAAAATATTAAACGATTGATAATTAAATAGTTAAGTTAAATCAAGTTCACCCTGGTTAGCCCTGATTAGGCCTTTTCAAGGGCTGTTAATCAGAGGGTCGTTGGTTCAAGTCCAACAGGGGGAGCGGAAGAAAAGAAAAAGGATCGCGAGAGCGGTCCTTTTTCTTTTCTTCTGCGCATCGTGGTGGTTTACTGGCTCCTCTAAGCCACACTCTTCACATTGTAAGATATTGTTGGTTAAATCGGATAGGCTCCGATTTCCTAGTAATAATTTTACAAAGCCAAAACTAAATAATATCAATAACCAGACTCTCCTCTGCCCTATTTCCTATACTTGCGCGAATAACTCTTCGTAGTTCCCTCGCTTAATCTACCTTCCATCACCCGAATCAGTGTACAGCCATTTTCTTTATATACTCTTCCCTTTTCAATTGATTCGACAAAACCCGATCTCTTCACCATTTTTACCCGCAAGGCCAACAATACCATCCCCTTCCACCGGGGCGGGAAGCAGCGAACGGCTCTTCGGTACTTTAATTATTTTGCACCGCAACAATGTTTATACTTTTTACCACTCCCGCATTTGCAAGGAGCATTTTGACCTTGCCGGGGCCGATAATAGCTGCCCGCCTGATGATGTTTTCAGCATAGGCCTGGCGGTGAGGTTCAAAATATTGATAAATAGCGGGCACTGCGCTTTCTATTGCGTCGAGCAGCTCTTCGCGATCCGCAGCCGATTTGGGTGCCGAAGAAGTACGTAACGCGGGGTCGGGGACGTTTTTATGTCGAATTCCCATCCCCATCAGAAAGCCTTTGGCCCAATCGTTCCCATATACCACCCCGTCTGCATGCTCTTGAAAAAATGCCAAAAACGCCATATCCTCCGATAGCATCGATACGATCACATTCCAATGACGGATCAGCGTTCGTAATACAACCTCCGCTTGTTGTTGTGAATCAAAGTTGGCTTCACCGAATATTACCAGCATATATTCACTGGGCAGTACCGTCTCCGGACCGCAGTTCATAGCAGTGAAAAATCCATCTATCATCTCCGGGTTCATGGCTCCCTGTCCCTTCAAACTTTCAATGTTTTTTATCAACTACTGGTATTCGTCTTCGGTTGGCGGGATATTTATTTGCATAGCTTTTGCAAATTAAAAAAGCCATATGCAATTGCCAAAAGCATTCCACTCCAGGCTTCCGCCCTGTCATCTGACACCCCTGCTCCGCCAGCTTCCCGCTGGCTGGAGGCACTAAGGCCGAAACGCCGGTTATCTCCAGCAGGAATCGCAGCGTATCCACCATGCTTTATGCGCAAAAAGCCGGCCACGCCCTTCAGCGCAGCCGGCTCTTCTTTTTATTCTCACGATCCTATATCGCCGGATCCTGCGGCGTATTCGGATTATTATCCCGCTCGCTTAACGGATACGGATAGAAATTCCGGTTCCGCTCCTCACCGGGCTGGTTCGGGCCCGGACGGTTAAACCGGCGGCTATCCTCCAGTTCCTGGCCGCTGACGAACATCTCCAGCCTGCGCTGTTTATAAATATCCGTAAGAATCGCGCCCTGGGTCACCGCACCGGCATAGGGCGCCTGATTCGCGCCAACACCGTAACATCATCCGCGGCTTTTTTGGTCCGTATGGCATTCAACGCCACGATCGCATTGGGGAACTGCTGCTGCCGCGCGTAGTTCTCCGCGATGATGAGCATCATCTCTCCCGGCAGGTACACCGGGTAAGATGCCACGTTGTTCAATGCGAAAGCCTTCAGCGGATAGATGGTTGCCGCCGTCTGGCTGATATAAAACTCCACCCGCGGATCGCTGGCCGCGGGAACCGGGGCCAACCTGTTACGCAATCCCAACGAGGAGTCGATCGCGCCGAAAACATTCCGCGTGGCCGCCAAATCGCCAACCGGGTTGGGCGTTGCCGTGGAGAAACGGAACTCGGAGCGTTGCTCCCGTTCCACTGTTGATGTAAGCCTCTCGGGGTTTAGATTGTTTCCAATCCCGCCGCCCGGTAGCGCTTCAGGAGATCGTTGCCTGGGTTCAGTTCTGTTATTATGGTATCGATGCTATTGATATTACACACTTTGAGCCGCTGCGCGGTATTGATCTTTTCCGAGATCGCCAGGGAAACCACCCTGGTCGAAGATTCGATCATCGCTTTTTTGATCTGCACCACATCGCGGTCGTTGTCGGTAAGCCCGGCATGGAGGTCGATGGCGTTGTTGCCCAGGAAGCAGAGATCCGCTTTCACCTGCCGGATCTGCTCGATCGCGGCGCCGCCGACGGTAATCTTCGAGCTTTTCAGCAAGCGGTCGCCGATGAGAATGACGTCGATGTTGGGATGCTGGGAATATTCGTACGCCACCGGTAGGCTGCCGGTGAAAAACGTCGCATGCAGCGCGGGCGGAAGGGCGCGCGCCATTTCCAGGATGGTGGTGCCGCCGGTTGTGAGCACGAACATACCGTTTTTGGATAAGTTGTGCGGCTTTCTGCGCGATTATTTTCTTCTCCGTGGGAGCGTATATGTCGGTAGGACTAAAAGCATTATGGAAAGATTTGAAAAGCGCGCCGCCATGTACTTTGATAATCCTGCCGGTTTCGGCCAGTTCGTTCAGATCCCGCCGGATCGTGTCTTCCGACACGCCTAGCCTGCCCACGAGGTAAGTCGTGAGCACTTTGTTATGGAGATTAACTTCATGCAGGATCACGTTGTGGCGCTCTTCCTTCAGCATAAGCGGGGCAGGTTGGTTGATATGCCGAATTTACCGAAAAAAGCACCGGATTCCCGCATAAAAATGCATTAAACGGTCAAAAAACACGCATGTAGCCGCATTAATTATGCGTTTTGCAAGGCAAACTTATCCAGATGGCGCGCATAAAGCCGGCAAAGCGTTCTGATTTAAGTATCTTGGGGCCAGCTATTTTGAATTGTTAAGAGATATGAAAGTCAGCTTCGACCACCAGATTTTTACCATGCAGCGCTACGGCGGTATTTCAAGGTATTTCGCCAATATCTGCAATTCCCTGCAGGAGCGTGAAGATGCTGAGTGTAAATTACTGGTGCTTTATAGCAGGAATCAATACATCCAGGACCGCCAATTCCCTATGTCTCCTTTCCTCGGGGAAAGGTTACTGAAGAAGAACAGTAACCTGGCGAAGTGGAATGAAAAATATGCGCGCCATCATATCCGGAAGAATGATTTCGACATCCTTCACCCCACCTATTACCATCCTTATTTTTTGGAAGGATTGAAAAAGCCATTCGTTATTACCGTTCACGACATGATACACGAGTTGTTCCCCGAATACTTTTCGACGAACGAGGTGTATGTCCGGTACAAACGGGAAACGATCTCCCGGGCGGATCATCTTATCGCGATTTCCGCGTCTACCGAAAACGACTTGCAGCGTATTTACAATATCCCGGAAAGTAAGATCAGTGTGGTGCATCATGGTTACCAGGATAATCCGGCGTTGCTGAATGCGGACGATACTTCCTCTTTCCAGCCACCTTTCCGGGACTATGTGCTTTTTGTCGGAGATCGCGCGGGATATAAGAATTTCGGGCGGTTTGTACAGGCCGTAAAACCGGTGCTGGAGCGTTACGATATCCACCTGGTATGTGCCGGCGGCGGGGATTTTGGCGCAGCGGAACATGAAATGCTTTATCGTGCCGGGATACAACACCGGGCGAAACAGGTTTCCGCGTCAGAAGCGCAGTTAAATGCGCTCTACCAACATGCGCTCGCATTTGTTTATCCCTCCCTATATGAAGGCTTCGGTTTACCCATCCTTGAAGCATTCCGGAACAATTGCCCGATCATCACCAGCAATACCAGTTGCTTTAAAGAAGTAGGCGGCGATGCGGCCATCTACTTCGATCCCTACCAGGTGGAAGACATGACGAAAGCCATCGATGCGGTGATCAACAGCAAAGAACTCTATGGCCAGCTGCGGGCCAAAGGCACGGAGCGCCTCGGCCTTTTTACCATGGAACGTTGTATGGAGGGGACGATGGAGGTGTACCGGAAGTTGGTGTAATATCCCACCCGAACCAACGTTCACGTATCCAAACATCTATCACTACGGCGCCGGACGGAAAATGAATTACCTCGTGCTTATGCGCGGAAGCATTTTCAATTATCCATGGAATGAGGGATTGCATATTTATTCTTAGTATCGTTTCATGATTTTGACAAGCATTTTTGAGATGACCTGATAGCCTTTATCGGAGGGGTGGAGGCCGTCGTACGTCATATCGATGGCTTCGGGCGGGTATGGGTATGCGTCGGATTCGGGGTTCCAGGGAACATCTTTCCAGGCGGGCCAGGCAAATGCATGGGGTTGACCGGTGGAGGGGTTTTTCAGCCATTTGAATTTCACCATATTCTTGAGATTGATGCCGCTTTTGTGATAGAGGTCCACGAAGTCGGCGTTTTCGAACCGGGCGATAGAATCGATGGCGGCCACGAATGATGCGAGGGTTCTTCCGTTTTTGTTAGGTTTGTAGGAACCCCAGGCGTTATTGCGGGCGTTATTCAGGTACACGAAGTCGCCGCGTTGCAGGGGGGCGATGAGGATCAGGCGGGCGTTGGGGTTGAGGGATTTCAATTTATCCACGATGATGCGAAAAGAACCATATACAGTGCCGTTGCCGCTGTTGGTGGTATAATCGGCCATGGTACCCAGCTCGCGACCAGCCCACCAGTCATTCGTTCCCAGGAAAACCGAATAAATATCCGCTTTGCCGATTCCCAGTTTGTCGAATGATTCGGCGATACGCCCGGCGGTCCAGCCGTTGTGGCCCTGGTTATGGTATTTGATATGGGGGAGCTTTTCGGTCACCATCGTCATGTAGCCTTTAGTGATGCGGAGCTGGGTTTCTTCGGGGTGCTCGTTCATGTAGGTGATGGAGTCGCCAATCGCTACCCAAACCCGTTCGCGTGGGACGAAGGAGGTGAAGAGGAGGAGAACGAGCGATGCTGAGAAGAAGAACTTCATATTTATCGAATTATACCGTTGCCAAAATATTCAATTTCTTCAACAGTTTTTCCCGGCAACCGGACGATTCCAATATCCAGGCGCTTACCCCACAAAAAATCGGCCGCGGTCCCCCGCGGCCGATGAACTAAACAAAACTCAATATTACTTTCCAAACCAGGTACCCGCGCCTTAGAGCGCCGAGTACACAAAGTTATAATACGGGAACGCCCCGCCGGTTACGCCATTCTGGTAAATGGACGTCACCTGCATCTTCCAGAGCGTAGTGCCCACCTTCACCAGTATCGTTCTGCCGGATACAGGCGTTACGGTATGACCCGTGCTCCAGGCGTACGTATACCAACCCCGGTTATTCGCATAAGCCGATACCGCGGGAGGAATGCCGGTGCCCGTTACCGTGTTCATCCCGATCACGTTCGGGCCAGCAGGAGAGGTGCCCGGAAGGAGCGCCACCGCCCAGTCAGCCGCAACCACCGACCCAAAGGCTTTGTCGATGATTTTGATGGAATCGCGCGGAATCAGGTCGCCGGTGGCGATGCCCGTCATCTTCAACTCAAAGGTCGATGGCGTGCCGGCTTCGTTGACGGAGAAACGCCAGTAAAAATTGCCGTCCGCAGGCTGTCCCGGGCCAGTGCTGTAGGCTTGCTTGAAATTGGTCACCGTGTACAACGCACCGCTGCGCGCAATAGTGCCGGAAGTAACGCCCGGACCGGTAATCGCCTGGCTCGTACCGTCAGGAATGGTGACGGCGATGCCAAGGTCGCCCGCGGGAATACGGGCCTGATCTGGGGCGGCCACGTCATTGTTCTTCGAACAGGCGGCCAGGAACAGGGCGGCTGCAAGCAGTCCGCCAATAGGGCGAAGGGTTTTCCTCATGGTAATCATAGTGTGATTTGGGTTTGTGGGTGAAACAATTTGAATTGGTATGTCAAATACTTAGGGTTCAACTGTGAATTTTACAAAACCGGATACCTCCAGGTAATTCTTCCGGTTGTTGTTCCAGCTCCACCAGCCGGTGAAATCCGTGATGCGCAGCCGGATCCCCATCGCGCCGGGCCCCCAGTCGCCAAACTGGTACGTGCCCGCAGGGAAGTTGTCGGGAATGCGATAAGTAACCGTCGTGACCGTACTGCTCACAATGGGCAGCGGCATGATCTCCTTCTCGAAGTAATTATCATCGTAGGTATACGCAACGGCGTCTTTCATGTCGAAGAAATTCGATCCGGAAAAGGTGATGGTCTGCCCGCGCTTTACCGTTACATCCGCGGCGATTGCCGTCACTTTCGGGCTTTCGCTGTTCTTGTACAGGACGCCGAACACGTAGTTCTCTGTGGTTCTGGACTGTTCGCCGCAGGTGATGCGCACTTTATACGCACCGGGCTTCACGCCCGTTTCGGGTATTTTCACCCGGATGTTCGGGATGCCATTGTACGGTGTAAAAAACTCGATTTCCATTTTTGTGGCAATGCCTGGCGTATCCACCAGGTAAAAGTTGGTAACGGCGGGATCCGCTACGAAGTAGCGCATGGATGAACCGATGTCGGTCACGAACTCGCCGCCCCTTTCCGCGATATAGGAGCCCGTTTCGCTGATCTGGATGGGCGCCTGGTTCAGGACCACTTTCAGGAAGTACTTCTTCTCCGTCCCATTCTGCGCTTTCACTGTATAAGCCGTACCCGTCCTAAATGGAACCGATGCGCCCGATGCCGGGCTCAGCGTAGCGCCTTCCGACACCTCGATCTGCGGCTGTATTGTTTCCGGCGCGGCCAGGTGGAAAGGCCAGTACATCACGATGCTATCTCCCGACATGGCGGCCAGCATCATTTCCTCCCCCGCCTCCACTTTAAAACTGGCGATGCGGGTATGCGGCGACGGCGCATGTTCTGTTTCTTTCTTGCATGCGGCCAGCAACAGGCCGAAAAAGAGGATATATGCGATTCTCATTTTTACAGTTTGTTAATGCGGATGGGATATTGCGTGGTCTTGACACGGCCGTACACATACACCCGGAGGCGATAAAGGCCGGTTGCGGTAAGCTTGTCCAGCAGGGGTTGCTGCGATTCGGATATATCCAGGTAAGGAGACACCTGGTATAAACTGCCCAAAT
Above is a genomic segment from Chitinophaga pollutisoli containing:
- a CDS encoding glycosyltransferase family 1 protein, with the translated sequence MKVSFDHQIFTMQRYGGISRYFANICNSLQEREDAECKLLVLYSRNQYIQDRQFPMSPFLGERLLKKNSNLAKWNEKYARHHIRKNDFDILHPTYYHPYFLEGLKKPFVITVHDMIHELFPEYFSTNEVYVRYKRETISRADHLIAISASTENDLQRIYNIPESKISVVHHGYQDNPALLNADDTSSFQPPFRDYVLFVGDRAGYKNFGRFVQAVKPVLERYDIHLVCAGGGDFGAAEHEMLYRAGIQHRAKQVSASEAQLNALYQHALAFVYPSLYEGFGLPILEAFRNNCPIITSNTSCFKEVGGDAAIYFDPYQVEDMTKAIDAVINSKELYGQLRAKGTERLGLFTMERCMEGTMEVYRKLV
- a CDS encoding nucleotidyl transferase AbiEii/AbiGii toxin family protein; translation: MSFYKISFEQLRLRPELADMLQALERGFKKFEIDFYLVGAVSRNVWMSGINNISPRRATRDIDFAVFINDKGIYEAIKEYFISEEDFEAYKGNAFVLLWKDGTQVDLLPFGNIEDENRRVTVEGTGYTSVNVDGFKEIYDEGLPEIEMQDVSPFKVCTLPGIIVLKLIAWDDRPEVRRDDIKDISDIISHFFSMNDNLIWDEHSDLFEGDDADLQLISARVIGRLIKKIADRNDKLQERIQRILANNAGEPAESRMAAIMVEYFNTSVKECTDLVREILKGFEE
- a CDS encoding type IV toxin-antitoxin system AbiEi family antitoxin, which gives rise to MREIATIIHEAVEQWEEQTKIQAKLTEGPTTEGLDAAMEFKYNGKKHRVYIEAKRELRNYQLPEIEMLAKKYHPLMVVADNIFPKIKEELKEKGIAYLETSGNMYYRVEDLFIWLEGKKPIMKEDEKLGRAFAKTGLKAVFHFLLMPELVNTTYRNIAEVTGISFGNINFIMTDLKQQGYLLKINDDEYQLYRKRELLAKWMDAYEHKLKPSLLVGTFRFINQTEAAKWNQIELNDSKSWWGGEPGGDLLTNYLQPEIFTLYTTEAKPELIKNYRFLPDPNGYIKVYKKFWNSDETNSNVAPPLLVYVDLINTGDRRCMETAEKIYNEFLQDKF
- a CDS encoding site-specific integrase, which gives rise to MSLSISISLDTRRAKKTGKFPVKLLAIFNRKPRRYQTVYDLSEEEFKALSSRQKSECLKKMQETLKQLQRNAEEAAAGLQPFTLEGFEKAFILNNPSFHQRKAIKEVAELDNHPFNQVMYDNRFPIFRLPKPEPDTILAVFLFYISKLLNEHRIRTAVHYQTTYNILARFSGNVRFVDINVIYLKRFEAWLLEHEYSKTTVGIYTRCLRAAFNEAIFQGIIKRENCYPFGRRLYQPPSSRNIKKALTLEDVSKIYYYQPENERERKAKDFWLFSYLANGINPTDIMHLKYKNIDGDYLVFERAKTVNSTRLDPRPITVFISEDMQRIIDYWGNKDKSPENYIFPWMEHNVTPLRQVELCELFVQAINDWMAKIRKKLGIEKKVTTYVARHTFSTILKRSGVSTEFIQESLGHTSMKTTESYLDSFEKSVKKEYSQRLVAFKEGMEK
- a CDS encoding SGNH/GDSL hydrolase family protein → MKFFFSASLVLLLFTSFVPRERVWVAIGDSITYMNEHPEETQLRITKGYMTMVTEKLPHIKYHNQGHNGWTAGRIAESFDKLGIGKADIYSVFLGTNDWWAGRELGTMADYTTNSGNGTVYGSFRIIVDKLKSLNPNARLILIAPLQRGDFVYLNNARNNAWGSYKPNKNGRTLASFVAAIDSIARFENADFVDLYHKSGINLKNMVKFKWLKNPSTGQPHAFAWPAWKDVPWNPESDAYPYPPEAIDMTYDGLHPSDKGYQVISKMLVKIMKRY